A genomic window from Pseudomonas leptonychotis includes:
- a CDS encoding site-specific integrase, protein MRRTRKHNPLIPKHIDQAAIPAAVFFDHRGKGAWYTLHRDEAGKQRRQNIATSTATLADLHKIMELRNGVDRESLNYLCQQYHDSARFKRLKPKTQADYTWSRDVLVNIPTKIKLPLGELGVRKFTPALIQRLIDRIADEGTPSKAAHALRYLRLVMQWGRNRGYLDSNPALGIEAPTERKQRRLPSHAVMLVLIERARELGKLKRGQLGAVPPHLSYVMELAYLCRLRGIEVVTLTDANELADGVLTNRRKGSRDNLVSWTPRLRATWEAAKARRAQIWAARGTAVPTNPEQRYIITAEHGGALGKSGLDTAWNRFMRNAIEAGAITTEQRFGLHDLKRRGITDTPGTRADKQQASGHRDESMLDIYDLSVPTVAPSAL, encoded by the coding sequence ATGAGGCGAACCCGCAAGCACAACCCGCTCATCCCCAAGCATATCGACCAGGCCGCTATCCCAGCGGCCGTTTTCTTTGATCATCGCGGTAAGGGCGCTTGGTACACCCTGCACCGCGACGAGGCCGGCAAACAACGCCGGCAGAACATCGCCACCAGCACGGCCACCCTGGCCGATCTGCACAAGATTATGGAGCTGCGCAACGGCGTCGACCGCGAAAGCCTCAACTACCTGTGCCAGCAGTACCACGACAGTGCCAGGTTCAAGCGGCTCAAGCCGAAAACACAGGCCGACTACACCTGGTCGCGTGATGTATTGGTAAACATTCCCACCAAGATCAAGCTGCCCTTGGGTGAACTGGGCGTGCGCAAGTTCACCCCGGCGCTGATCCAACGGCTTATTGACCGCATAGCGGACGAAGGCACGCCCTCAAAAGCTGCCCACGCGCTGCGCTACCTACGTTTGGTGATGCAGTGGGGCCGCAACCGTGGCTACCTGGACAGCAACCCGGCCCTGGGCATCGAGGCACCCACCGAACGCAAACAGCGGCGACTGCCATCCCATGCTGTGATGCTGGTTCTGATTGAGCGCGCCCGCGAGCTGGGCAAACTCAAGCGCGGCCAACTGGGTGCGGTGCCGCCACACCTCAGCTATGTGATGGAACTGGCCTACCTTTGCCGCTTGCGCGGCATAGAGGTCGTCACGCTCACCGATGCCAACGAGCTGGCAGATGGCGTGCTGACCAACCGGCGCAAGGGCAGCCGCGACAACCTGGTCAGCTGGACACCGCGCCTGCGCGCAACCTGGGAAGCCGCCAAGGCCCGCCGTGCGCAAATATGGGCAGCCCGTGGCACGGCGGTACCGACCAACCCCGAGCAGCGCTACATCATCACCGCCGAGCACGGCGGCGCGCTTGGCAAGTCAGGGCTGGACACCGCCTGGAACCGTTTCATGCGCAACGCCATCGAAGCCGGTGCCATCACCACCGAGCAGCGCTTCGGCCTGCACGACCTCAAGCGGCGCGGCATCACCGATACAC
- a CDS encoding DUF4224 domain-containing protein, whose amino-acid sequence MNGNTIGVLTFDDLKRITGYARRADVERTLHDQGIRLFRGRTGPWTTVELVNQAGGLKAAHQEQYGVEIL is encoded by the coding sequence ATGAACGGGAATACCATCGGCGTGCTGACCTTTGATGACCTAAAGCGCATCACCGGCTACGCCCGGCGGGCAGACGTGGAGCGAACCCTACACGATCAGGGCATCCGCCTATTCAGGGGTCGCACTGGCCCCTGGACTACGGTGGAGTTGGTCAACCAGGCTGGCGGTTTGAAGGCAGCACACCAGGAGCAGTACGGCGTCGAGATTCTATGA
- a CDS encoding DUF7673 family protein yields MQTSRERIQDDLNRLAVEEAERPYIREAGIDALHRLIPVAQRDSGQSLTVGRFLLSLYNGNAYPFPLTRLRGLDTSLWNDCMTVLRMDRRPEQEVHEYIEGGHAIWEQLKKDWASRQN; encoded by the coding sequence ATGCAAACCTCACGCGAACGCATCCAGGACGACCTCAACCGCTTGGCGGTAGAAGAAGCCGAGCGCCCATACATCCGCGAGGCCGGCATTGATGCCCTGCACCGGCTGATCCCGGTGGCCCAACGCGACAGCGGCCAGAGCCTCACCGTCGGCCGCTTCCTGCTCAGCCTGTACAACGGCAACGCCTACCCCTTCCCGCTGACCAGGCTGCGCGGGCTCGACACATCGCTGTGGAATGACTGCATGACGGTGCTGCGCATGGATCGCAGGCCCGAGCAGGAGGTGCATGAGTACATCGAGGGCGGCCACGCCATCTGGGAACAACTGAAAAAAGACTGGGCATCACGCCAGAACTGA
- a CDS encoding toprim domain-containing protein: protein MKESLRVEVVKRIEQQFDLQHMRGTNYMRKGICPAPSCGKKTLYTFHDSPWLLICGRPEKCGHRVHVKELYDDLFNDWSKTAPSTPESPTATARAYLEMARGFRIELLDGWYTQENYWDSKLGIGSATVRFPLEKGGYWERLIDQPERFGKQKARFKPGDSYKGVWWCPPSLNLLEVSELHIVEGIFDAIALLHNDTPAVSMMSSAPFPLESLKALAQQRRAADKQLPRLVWALDNEPVAKANMRRWAKEARALGFKCEAAVIPQRGGKKTDWNDLHQRWAFIEGDDERAERIAQDLGEARHQGALLLAESAEEKGLLMYEWDEHKEFHFAFRSRLYWFKLDLEKYDRATRELDNDESGEASLLSDKQRRDKALRQAGSVVRIANCYFDALYYMRNDQTDEAWYYFRVERPDAGTIKSTFTSAQISSAPEFKKRLLNVCNGAMFTGSPQQLERMLGLQLDKLKTVNTIDWIGYSREHGAYVFNDIAIAGGKVYKRNEEDFFDVGKLSVKSQSMSPVLHINPNLSAYNEGWFDLFWRCFGVRGAVVLTWWLGALNAEQIRQLHKSYLFLELIGEAGSGKTTLVELLWKLTGRTEYEGFDPSKATAASRARNFAQVGNLPVVLIESEREQKEGAPIKHFDWDELKTAYNGRSVRSTGVKNNGNDTREPPFRGALLIAQNNAVNASEPILQRLGHVHLTREHQTPETKLIAEQLERMPVEQLSGFMIKALQLEPVIVKLLDERTSGYEQELLARPGIRTVRIAKNHAQLRSLVDALAMVVPLGTERAALVHEEIGRMAEERQQAINADHPTVCEFWDLYEFLNGMSDDGALNHSRKQGYIAVNLNEFVEMAANKRQQVPALSELKRLLKTSKAPKFLESNKPVNSARQTDAFNKPKTVRCWFFQQV from the coding sequence ATGAAAGAGTCACTCCGGGTAGAAGTCGTCAAAAGGATCGAGCAGCAGTTCGACCTCCAGCACATGCGTGGCACCAATTACATGCGCAAGGGCATATGCCCAGCGCCCAGCTGCGGCAAGAAGACCCTCTACACCTTCCACGACTCACCCTGGCTGTTGATCTGTGGGCGCCCTGAAAAGTGCGGCCACCGCGTGCACGTAAAAGAGCTGTACGACGACCTGTTCAACGACTGGAGCAAGACAGCACCATCGACCCCGGAAAGCCCGACAGCCACAGCCCGCGCCTATTTGGAAATGGCACGCGGCTTCCGTATCGAGTTGCTCGATGGCTGGTACACCCAAGAAAACTACTGGGACAGCAAACTCGGCATTGGCAGCGCCACCGTGCGTTTCCCCCTGGAAAAGGGCGGGTATTGGGAACGCCTGATCGATCAGCCGGAGCGCTTTGGCAAACAGAAGGCACGCTTCAAACCGGGCGACAGCTACAAGGGCGTGTGGTGGTGCCCGCCAAGCCTCAACCTGCTGGAAGTGAGCGAGCTGCACATCGTCGAGGGCATCTTCGACGCCATTGCCCTGCTGCATAACGACACGCCTGCCGTGTCGATGATGTCGAGCGCGCCATTCCCCCTGGAGTCACTCAAGGCTCTGGCACAGCAGCGCCGCGCGGCAGATAAGCAGTTGCCTCGTTTGGTATGGGCCCTGGATAACGAGCCGGTGGCCAAAGCCAATATGCGCCGCTGGGCAAAAGAGGCCCGCGCCCTGGGCTTTAAGTGCGAGGCGGCCGTCATCCCACAGCGCGGAGGCAAGAAAACCGACTGGAATGACCTGCACCAGCGCTGGGCATTTATCGAAGGCGACGACGAACGTGCTGAGCGCATCGCGCAGGACTTGGGCGAAGCCCGCCATCAGGGCGCCCTGCTGCTGGCTGAATCGGCAGAGGAAAAGGGCCTGCTGATGTACGAGTGGGACGAGCACAAGGAATTCCACTTTGCTTTTCGCTCGCGCCTGTATTGGTTCAAGTTGGATCTGGAGAAGTACGACCGCGCCACGCGCGAGCTGGATAACGACGAAAGCGGCGAGGCCTCACTGCTCAGCGACAAACAGCGCCGCGACAAGGCCCTGCGCCAGGCCGGCTCGGTGGTGCGCATCGCCAACTGCTACTTCGACGCCTTGTATTACATGCGCAACGACCAGACCGACGAGGCTTGGTATTACTTCCGCGTTGAGCGCCCCGATGCAGGCACCATCAAGAGCACCTTCACCTCGGCGCAAATCTCGTCTGCACCGGAGTTCAAGAAGCGCCTGTTGAACGTGTGCAACGGTGCCATGTTCACCGGCTCGCCGCAGCAGCTGGAGCGCATGCTGGGCCTGCAGCTCGACAAGCTGAAAACCGTTAACACCATTGACTGGATCGGCTACAGCCGCGAGCACGGTGCCTATGTGTTCAACGATATCGCCATCGCCGGCGGCAAGGTTTACAAGCGCAACGAAGAAGACTTCTTCGATGTCGGCAAGCTGAGCGTTAAGTCGCAAAGCATGAGCCCGGTGCTGCACATCAACCCCAACCTCAGCGCCTACAACGAGGGCTGGTTCGATCTGTTCTGGCGCTGCTTTGGTGTGCGCGGTGCGGTGGTGCTGACGTGGTGGCTGGGCGCGCTGAATGCTGAACAGATCCGCCAGCTGCATAAATCGTACTTGTTCCTGGAGCTGATCGGCGAGGCCGGCTCCGGCAAAACCACGCTGGTGGAGCTGCTCTGGAAACTTACCGGCCGTACTGAATACGAAGGCTTCGACCCCTCCAAGGCCACAGCCGCCAGCCGCGCGCGTAACTTCGCCCAGGTGGGCAACCTGCCGGTGGTGTTGATCGAGTCCGAGCGCGAGCAGAAGGAAGGCGCGCCGATTAAGCACTTTGACTGGGACGAGCTGAAAACCGCCTACAACGGCCGCAGCGTGCGCAGTACCGGCGTGAAGAACAACGGCAACGACACCCGCGAACCACCGTTCCGTGGTGCGCTGCTGATTGCCCAAAACAACGCAGTAAACGCTTCCGAGCCGATCCTGCAACGCCTTGGCCATGTGCACCTGACGCGCGAGCACCAAACGCCAGAAACCAAGCTGATCGCCGAGCAGCTGGAGCGTATGCCGGTTGAGCAGCTCAGTGGCTTTATGATCAAGGCGCTGCAGCTGGAGCCGGTGATCGTCAAGCTGCTCGATGAGCGCACATCAGGCTATGAGCAGGAGCTGCTCGCCCGCCCCGGCATTCGCACCGTGCGTATCGCCAAAAACCACGCCCAGCTCCGCAGCCTGGTGGATGCCCTGGCCATGGTGGTGCCGCTCGGTACCGAACGTGCCGCCCTGGTGCATGAAGAAATCGGCCGCATGGCCGAGGAACGCCAGCAGGCCATCAACGCTGACCACCCAACCGTTTGCGAATTCTGGGACCTCTACGAATTCCTCAACGGCATGAGCGACGACGGCGCACTCAACCACTCGCGCAAGCAGGGCTATATCGCCGTGAACCTCAACGAGTTCGTGGAAATGGCCGCCAACAAACGCCAGCAGGTACCCGCGCTCAGCGAGCTCAAGCGCCTGCTTAAAACCAGCAAGGCCCCCAAGTTTCTGGAGTCCAACAAACCGGTCAACTCAGCCCGGCAAACCGACGCATTCAACAAACCGAAAACCGTCCGCTGCTGGTTTTTCCAGCAGGTGTGA
- a CDS encoding ogr/Delta-like zinc finger family protein: MSSYYRLKCPKCQGPMKVRASTQHHIFLRVMYLQCQYVPCSWAVKADFQMTHELAPSGKENPAVSLPIAPHAIRAQAERDNRETANTNQLDLLDAQEASA, from the coding sequence GTGAGCAGCTACTACCGCCTAAAGTGCCCCAAATGCCAAGGCCCGATGAAGGTGCGCGCCAGCACCCAGCACCACATTTTTTTGCGGGTGATGTATCTGCAATGCCAGTACGTGCCGTGCAGCTGGGCGGTAAAGGCTGACTTTCAAATGACCCACGAGTTAGCCCCCAGCGGCAAAGAAAACCCAGCAGTAAGCCTGCCGATCGCGCCCCATGCAATTAGGGCTCAAGCCGAGCGTGACAACCGCGAAACGGCCAACACCAACCAACTTGATTTGCTCGACGCCCAGGAGGCCAGCGCATGA
- a CDS encoding YmfL family putative regulatory protein translates to MARSILDSRRKVVSAIIQAYPGGREGAAALLGLELKKFDNHAYENAGHRPLADDQLHALEQIARTTFLPDYLCSLYGGVFVPMPEQAELDNVELYRMALDADVKEGRVDQVIAKALASGDIDEQELAEIVVAHRVHIAARHAEVGAVITLHRRAIK, encoded by the coding sequence ATGGCCCGCTCAATTCTCGACAGCCGCCGCAAGGTGGTCAGCGCCATCATCCAGGCCTACCCGGGTGGCCGTGAAGGTGCTGCCGCACTGCTGGGCCTGGAGCTAAAGAAGTTCGACAACCACGCCTATGAAAATGCAGGGCACCGGCCACTGGCCGACGATCAGCTACACGCCCTAGAGCAAATAGCCCGCACCACCTTCCTGCCGGACTACCTCTGCAGCCTTTACGGCGGTGTGTTTGTGCCCATGCCTGAGCAGGCCGAGCTGGACAACGTGGAGCTCTACCGCATGGCGCTGGATGCCGATGTGAAGGAAGGCCGCGTAGACCAGGTGATTGCCAAGGCGCTGGCCAGTGGCGATATCGACGAGCAGGAGCTGGCCGAGATAGTCGTCGCTCACCGGGTACACATCGCCGCACGGCATGCCGAGGTCGGCGCTGTGATCACCCTGCACCGGAGGGCGATCAAGTGA
- a CDS encoding DNA-binding protein yields MHATRTPAQAKAWIESQGKSVKDFAEENHLDLHTTYQVLAGTKKGKRGEAHRAAVVLGIKQGSEQ; encoded by the coding sequence ATGCACGCCACCCGCACCCCAGCACAAGCAAAGGCTTGGATCGAATCGCAGGGTAAATCCGTCAAGGACTTCGCTGAGGAAAACCACCTTGACTTGCACACCACCTACCAAGTCCTCGCAGGCACCAAAAAAGGCAAACGTGGCGAGGCACACCGTGCTGCAGTCGTTCTCGGTATCAAGCAAGGATCAGAGCAATGA
- a CDS encoding transcriptional regulator: MSGIGERLREERERLRLSQAAFGDIGGVKANAQGKYESGERFPGADYLQAVGEVGVDVLYVVTGVRAPQPAESFSAAEADLVMHYRQLSPGDQFGAAKMVTALAEMAGRYEVAGKNNDKE; encoded by the coding sequence ATGAGTGGAATTGGTGAGCGGCTACGTGAAGAGCGGGAGCGTTTGCGCCTGTCTCAAGCTGCTTTTGGCGATATTGGCGGGGTAAAAGCCAATGCCCAGGGGAAGTACGAAAGCGGTGAGCGTTTCCCTGGCGCGGACTACCTCCAAGCTGTGGGCGAGGTTGGTGTTGATGTCCTGTATGTCGTGACAGGAGTGCGCGCCCCACAGCCCGCTGAGAGTTTCAGCGCTGCCGAAGCCGACCTGGTGATGCACTACCGCCAGTTATCACCAGGTGATCAGTTTGGCGCGGCCAAAATGGTCACCGCCCTGGCTGAGATGGCTGGGCGGTATGAGGTTGCAGGGAAAAATAACGACAAGGAGTAG
- a CDS encoding DUF2511 domain-containing protein, whose amino-acid sequence MHKELFGLAIAGFLSSVAHAAGPQLISAEDYGDAWPFTVEEMHLSCLPGTAVVVADAETGVMYPLNGQAKNKARALALEPIDSVWRADPDNAGAKVSLGPLIKQGLELCK is encoded by the coding sequence ATGCATAAAGAACTATTCGGCCTGGCGATCGCTGGGTTTCTTTCGTCGGTGGCGCATGCCGCTGGCCCGCAATTGATCAGCGCCGAAGATTATGGCGACGCCTGGCCATTCACCGTGGAAGAAATGCACCTGTCCTGCCTGCCCGGTACCGCTGTGGTGGTCGCTGATGCTGAAACCGGTGTGATGTACCCGCTTAACGGCCAAGCTAAAAACAAGGCCCGCGCCCTGGCCTTGGAACCGATAGACAGCGTATGGCGTGCAGATCCAGACAACGCTGGTGCAAAAGTGAGCCTTGGGCCATTGATCAAACAGGGGCTGGAGCTATGCAAGTGA
- a CDS encoding contractile injection system protein, VgrG/Pvc8 family: MINQAITQAKGLLGKAADAYRGATAYPRPICRVLVDGTDITAAIEQRLVSIDLTDNRGMEADQLDIQLSDHDGLLAIPPRGAVLRLWLGWSDTGLVDKGSYTVDETEHSGAPDALNIRARSADLRGTLKTKRERSFHATTLGAVVATVAAAHGLSPVISAVLSSIELLHLDQANESDANLLSRLGKMYDAISNIKAGRLLFMPTGNSTTASGIALPHVTLTRQDGDQHRFLQADRDSYTGAKAYHYEVNSADKKEAIAGGGDNLKELRHTYTSRAAALHAARAEWQRLQRGTATLSYSLAKGRPELTPDQTYSLTGIKAEIAAIVWLGGNLRHSFTSESYTTSLDLESQLPEGDDLTDLAEGAAYTGVVATYRDDKTGEQKQLTAGEQTTPKRLTHLYASKDSAQRAVDREWQKLQTTQA; the protein is encoded by the coding sequence GTGATCAATCAGGCCATCACCCAGGCCAAGGGCCTACTCGGCAAAGCCGCAGACGCCTACCGCGGCGCCACCGCCTACCCGCGCCCCATCTGCCGCGTACTGGTGGACGGTACCGACATCACCGCCGCCATCGAGCAGCGCCTTGTCAGCATCGACCTGACCGACAACCGAGGCATGGAAGCCGACCAGCTCGACATCCAACTCAGCGACCACGACGGCCTGCTGGCCATCCCCCCGCGCGGTGCCGTGCTGCGCCTCTGGCTGGGCTGGAGTGACACCGGGCTGGTGGACAAAGGCAGCTACACCGTGGACGAAACCGAGCACAGCGGCGCCCCCGACGCGCTCAACATCCGCGCCCGCAGTGCAGATCTGCGCGGCACGTTGAAAACCAAGCGCGAGCGCAGCTTCCACGCCACCACATTGGGCGCAGTGGTGGCCACCGTGGCCGCAGCCCATGGTTTAAGCCCGGTGATCAGCGCCGTGCTCAGCAGCATCGAGCTGCTGCACCTGGACCAAGCCAACGAGAGCGACGCCAACCTGCTCAGCCGCCTCGGCAAAATGTACGACGCCATCAGCAACATCAAAGCCGGCCGCCTGTTGTTTATGCCCACCGGCAACAGCACCACCGCCAGCGGCATCGCCCTGCCCCATGTAACCCTCACCCGGCAAGACGGCGACCAGCACCGCTTTCTGCAAGCCGACCGCGACAGCTACACCGGGGCCAAGGCCTACCACTACGAAGTGAACAGCGCCGACAAAAAAGAGGCCATCGCAGGCGGCGGCGATAACCTCAAAGAGCTGCGCCACACCTACACATCACGCGCCGCAGCCCTACACGCCGCCCGCGCTGAATGGCAGCGCCTGCAACGCGGCACCGCCACCCTCAGCTACAGCCTGGCCAAGGGCCGGCCCGAACTCACGCCAGACCAAACCTACAGCCTCACCGGCATCAAAGCCGAGATAGCCGCCATCGTTTGGCTCGGCGGCAACCTGCGCCACAGCTTCACATCAGAGAGCTACACCACCAGCCTGGATCTGGAATCCCAGCTGCCCGAAGGCGACGACCTGACCGACCTGGCCGAGGGCGCGGCCTACACCGGCGTGGTGGCCACCTACCGCGACGACAAAACCGGCGAGCAAAAGCAACTAACCGCCGGCGAGCAAACCACCCCCAAACGCCTCACGCACCTGTATGCCAGCAAAGACAGCGCGCAACGGGCGGTGGATCGCGAGTGGCAAAAGCTGCAAACCACCCAGGCATAA
- a CDS encoding phage tail protein yields the protein MMMALGMFIFSLETLAYQEFQRQTDWRHGTTSRIGTNPARQFLGRGEDTITLPGVLLSALAGSQLTLDALRFMADTGKAWPLVEGTGKIYGVWVIESLSETRTLFFRDGAARRIEFSLVLKRIDDGRVDLIGSAIGAGGTILRGLL from the coding sequence ATGATGATGGCGCTCGGCATGTTTATCTTTAGCCTGGAAACCCTGGCTTATCAGGAATTCCAACGGCAAACCGACTGGCGCCACGGCACCACCAGCCGCATCGGCACCAACCCGGCGCGGCAGTTCCTGGGCCGAGGGGAAGACACCATCACCCTGCCCGGCGTGCTGCTTTCAGCCCTGGCTGGCAGCCAGCTCACCCTCGACGCCCTGCGTTTTATGGCGGACACCGGCAAGGCCTGGCCACTGGTGGAAGGCACCGGCAAAATCTACGGCGTATGGGTGATCGAAAGCCTCAGTGAAACCCGCACCCTGTTTTTCCGCGACGGTGCAGCACGGCGCATTGAGTTCAGCCTGGTGCTCAAGCGTATCGACGACGGCCGAGTGGATCTAATCGGCAGCGCCATCGGCGCCGGCGGCACCATCCTGCGAGGCCTGCTGTGA
- a CDS encoding phage tail tape measure protein: MARDLLLRVGLQTLDRASRPLRAIANGTIGLGRALKDTRADLKGLQSQQRDVSSFRMLKGEAEKTGSALQASRDKVRQLSQAMANTATPTKQLNNEFKRAVREATHLKQKHSEQQRELQGLRGKLSAAGISTRNLGQHERELRSKISATTQALTQQENRLKRVTAQQQRLGRAKQQYEKTQGLAGSMAGTGAAGLATGSGILYAGAQMMAPGLEFDASMSKVQALTRLQKDDPQLQALRDQARQLGASTQFTAGQAADAQGFLGMAGFDPKAIQDAMPGMLDLAKAGDSDLAETADIASNILTGFNLKASETGRLGDVLVGAFTRSNTNLQMLGETMKYAGPVAASVGQDIETVAAMAGKLGDAGIQGSMGGTALRAILGRLSAPPKAAADALDTLGISAKDADGNLRDMPTVLQEIYEKTKNLGDADRAGLLKAIAGEEAVAGMQVLVKQAGTGALQEFIGTLRKTEGEASTTSKVMADNLRGDLSALGSAWEDLGIQMQDQQNGPMREVAQSLTGIIGGVKGWIAENPKLTANIIKTAAGVGILMAGMGGLTLAMASILGPFAIVRYGMTLFGIKGAGLAGTLFNLGKTALPLVGKGILFIGRALMMNPIGLAITAIAAGAYLIYRNWDKIGPYFLGLWAEIKQGFSGGLGGIAATILNFSPLGLFYRAFAGVMNYFGADMPARFTEFGGMLITGLVNGITSSLGRVNDAISGAGESTIGWFKEKLGIHSPSRVFAELGDFTMQGLAQGLTGGEAGPLQALTGIGKKLTQAGALALSASVGSGAIAMDNRPPLSASSGSQAVASAAPNVIINVHPSAGMDEQALARLVAIEVAKIQQRSQVRARSTLSDQD; encoded by the coding sequence ATGGCGCGTGATTTACTGCTACGGGTGGGGCTGCAAACGCTGGATCGCGCCAGCCGCCCCCTACGCGCCATTGCCAACGGCACCATCGGCTTGGGCCGCGCCCTCAAAGACACCCGCGCCGACCTTAAAGGCCTGCAAAGCCAACAGCGCGACGTGTCCAGTTTTCGTATGCTCAAAGGCGAGGCCGAGAAAACCGGCAGCGCCCTGCAAGCCAGCCGCGACAAAGTGCGCCAGCTCAGCCAGGCCATGGCCAACACGGCCACTCCTACCAAGCAACTCAACAACGAATTCAAACGCGCCGTGCGCGAGGCCACCCACCTCAAGCAAAAGCACAGCGAGCAGCAGCGAGAGCTGCAAGGCCTGCGCGGCAAACTCAGCGCCGCCGGCATCAGCACCCGCAACCTGGGCCAGCATGAGCGAGAGCTGCGCAGCAAAATCAGCGCCACCACCCAAGCGCTCACCCAGCAAGAGAACCGCCTCAAGCGCGTGACAGCCCAGCAACAACGCCTGGGCCGCGCCAAACAACAGTACGAGAAAACCCAAGGGCTGGCCGGCAGCATGGCCGGTACCGGCGCGGCGGGTTTGGCCACTGGTAGCGGCATTCTGTATGCCGGCGCGCAGATGATGGCGCCCGGGCTGGAGTTCGACGCCAGCATGAGCAAGGTGCAGGCCCTCACCCGCCTGCAAAAAGACGACCCCCAGCTGCAGGCATTGCGCGACCAAGCGCGCCAGCTCGGCGCCAGTACCCAGTTTACCGCTGGCCAAGCAGCAGACGCCCAGGGCTTCCTCGGCATGGCAGGCTTCGACCCTAAAGCCATCCAAGACGCCATGCCGGGCATGCTCGATCTGGCCAAGGCAGGCGACAGCGACCTGGCAGAAACCGCCGATATCGCCTCCAACATTCTCACCGGCTTCAACCTGAAAGCCAGTGAAACCGGCCGCCTGGGTGACGTGCTGGTGGGTGCCTTCACCCGCTCCAACACCAACCTGCAAATGCTCGGCGAAACCATGAAGTACGCCGGCCCAGTGGCCGCCAGCGTTGGCCAAGACATCGAAACCGTGGCTGCCATGGCCGGCAAGCTGGGCGACGCGGGTATCCAGGGCAGCATGGGCGGTACCGCACTGCGCGCCATCCTCGGGCGCCTCAGTGCACCACCCAAGGCTGCCGCCGATGCCTTGGACACCCTCGGCATCAGCGCCAAGGACGCCGACGGCAACCTGCGCGACATGCCCACCGTGCTGCAGGAGATCTACGAGAAAACCAAAAACCTCGGCGACGCCGACCGCGCGGGGCTGCTCAAAGCCATCGCCGGCGAGGAAGCCGTGGCCGGTATGCAAGTACTGGTTAAGCAAGCCGGTACCGGCGCCCTGCAGGAATTTATCGGCACCCTGCGCAAAACTGAGGGCGAAGCCAGCACCACCTCAAAGGTGATGGCCGACAACCTGCGCGGCGACCTCTCCGCCCTGGGCAGCGCCTGGGAAGACCTGGGCATCCAGATGCAGGACCAGCAGAACGGCCCCATGCGCGAGGTGGCGCAAAGCCTCACCGGCATCATCGGCGGCGTAAAAGGTTGGATTGCCGAGAACCCTAAACTGACGGCCAACATCATCAAAACCGCCGCTGGCGTGGGCATTCTCATGGCGGGCATGGGCGGCCTCACCCTGGCCATGGCCAGCATCCTCGGCCCGTTCGCCATTGTGCGTTATGGCATGACGCTGTTCGGCATCAAGGGCGCAGGCTTAGCCGGCACCCTGTTCAACTTAGGCAAAACCGCCCTGCCCCTGGTGGGCAAAGGCATCCTGTTTATCGGCCGCGCGCTGATGATGAACCCCATAGGTTTGGCCATCACCGCCATCGCCGCCGGCGCGTACCTCATCTACAGAAACTGGGACAAAATCGGGCCCTATTTCCTCGGCCTCTGGGCGGAAATCAAACAGGGCTTTAGCGGTGGCCTAGGCGGCATTGCCGCCACCATCCTCAACTTCTCGCCGCTGGGCTTGTTCTACCGCGCCTTCGCCGGCGTGATGAACTACTTCGGCGCCGATATGCCGGCACGCTTTACCGAGTTCGGCGGCATGCTCATCACCGGGCTGGTGAACGGCATCACCAGCAGCCTAGGCCGTGTTAACGACGCCATCAGCGGCGCCGGCGAAAGCACCATCGGCTGGTTCAAGGAAAAGCTCGGCATTCACAGCCCCTCGCGGGTGTTCGCTGAGCTGGGCGACTTCACCATGCAAGGCCTTGCCCAAGGCCTAACGGGTGGCGAAGCCGGCCCCCTGCAAGCGCTCACCGGCATCGGCAAAAAACTCACCCAGGCCGGCGCGTTGGCGCTCAGTGCCAGCGTGGGCAGCGGCGCCATCGCCATGGACAACCGCCCGCCGCTGAGTGCCAGCAGTGGCAGCCAAGCGGTGGCCAGCGCAGCGCCCAACGTGATCATCAACGTGCACCCCAGCGCCGGCATGGATGAGCAAGCACTCGCCCGGCTGGTGGCCATTGAGGTGGCCAAGATCCAACAGCGCAGCCAAGTGCGTGCTCGCAGCACCCTCAGTGACCAGGACTAA
- a CDS encoding GpE family phage tail protein: protein MADIAMVFHWGPEQMNAMPLPELMDWRERARERWERMHGA from the coding sequence ATGGCCGACATTGCCATGGTTTTCCACTGGGGCCCCGAGCAAATGAATGCCATGCCCCTGCCTGAACTGATGGACTGGCGCGAGCGCGCCCGCGAACGATGGGAGCGTATGCATGGCGCGTGA